GAAGCTCTCCTCGGAACCGATGGGGGTTGACCTGAGCGAGGTGGGTAGGATGGGGTCCTCCATCCGTGCAGCCGGGTCCACCTGGCCACATGTGGATTGTACAGCCAATACACATGGGGGTAGGGATTGCGGCACATGCAGCGCTTGCATTACCCTTACTGTGCATAAAGACCTCAGGCTTCTTCGTAATAGCGGGGtgttctctctcccacacacacagctacGAGTTACATTGGCGCATTAAAGTTGAAACTCTACATATTAGTGGAGGGGCTAGTAGCGCCGAGGGGAGAGGCGAATACACAACCACCGCCACCAGGATGCGAACAGGGGGGCACTAAACATAATCGCAGCAGGAGGCAGCGATGATCAGAAAGCATCTTCTGCCCCCCGAATTAGGCCAGGGCATGTACCAGTgtttggggagggcagaggggcgACCGCGTGTGTGGAGACGAGGAGCGATACATTGGTTTGTGATGTGAGGGATGAACTGGGGGCATCTGAACGACCCATTCCCTGGGCTGCAGTAGGCGGCAGCTCCGCTCCCGCCTCCTCCACTTGCAGAATGAGCTGCGCGCCCCCCTCCCAGGCCACAGAGCCGCAGCAGCGTCAGGCTCTCGGACCCGGGAGAGTGGCCTCTTGGGGATTTCTTATTTTCAAAGCGCAGTTGTTGAGAGAGCACCGGGGCAAAGCATTCTGCTCCCAAGCTATATGGCTAAAACTGGAAATAATACCCAGCCCGCTCAGCAGACGGTCAGAGCCTGCCTGCTCACCAGCCCGGTTTTCGTCCCCTGGACATGACACTTTGGATGAAGTGAAGAAAGCTGAAGAATATGGAAAGTAGCCATCCCTTATAAAAATAGCAAGAACGTGCTGCGGGCACATTAGGATGCGATTGAGAAGGGGAAAGCCACTTAAGGGTGAGCTGATGTCTGCAGTTACTGGGATAGGAGTCTAAAGACAACCCCGGTTTCATTTTATTCGTGCGTAGAAAGTTACAGACGCCCACCAAATTCTTCATCTGGATTAATAGTCCCCGAAATACAGGAGCGTCTGCACTAACGCTACATCGAGCAagcaaagcacaaaatgaactcTTCTACACCTTGGATACAAACTTTGCCGCATTAATAGGTTAGTGACGGGAAAACGTTAATGGCACGTAAGACATCTCTCTGCAAGACGATAGATGTTTCTTAGAAAATAATTTCAAGGGCcagtaaatttaaaaattaagaatctgagtAATAAATTACAATTTCTTAAAGACACTAGAGGAAAAAGCGTGTGCTATAAATATAAACCTTGTTTCTTCTTAAAGGAAAGCACGGAAGATGCTGCGAAATATGTTTGTCGTTCCGATATTTGCAAACAGGAGGACCGATTACTGAAACTTAAGATACTAAAGAAGAAATTTGTTTAATTCTATATCACACACTCGAAAACCCAAACTGGCAGATTACTTGTCTACCAGCATGTCTGCACTCGCTAATGTCCCTCCCGTGTGCACATTTATTAAAACACAGCTTGCAAATAGAGTTCACATTAAAATAGACTGTACAGGTAAGGGGATGAATAGATATTTATTTTGCAACGATGTCCAGAAAGGCATCTGAACATATATGGCGTTGCAATATATTGGAGACATATCCAATATAAAAATGAAGCTAAGCACTAGTAAATAAGATTTACACTAAGTATCTGCTACTTCTGAGACGGAATATGAAAATAAACTGTTAGATGCGTTTAGCAAGATTTCCTTCATAcgttacaaatatatatttaaaaaaacaggcaGAGAGAATGCAATATCTGCATAACCTTAAAATCGATTATACCCCGTCAGAACAtgctttaaaacaatttaattagCGGGTGCTGTGTAATATTTTATTCCTGCAAACACTACATTGCCGAGAATCTATGGCCTTATACACTGGCCAATTCATGAGAGGAAATCTTCTGACCTGCAATTACAGACAACTATCAGGAGAAAAGGACACCATGATTTGTCGCCAAGAGCGAATTAATGAATTTACGTATCTGTTCTTTAAAGAGTAAAGCCCCGTATATAGCTCACTAGTTGATGGATGTCCATTAATACACCTGCATTCACATTTCAGCCTTAAGGAGACAAACAGAGATTTAGTGCAGAACACCACAGTTTTGCCAAGTCCTTTCAAAACATCAATACACTTCAAGTTACACCAAAAAGCCAGAGATTCTTCTTGATTTCCAAATGTATAGGTGGCTTGGGTGGTTTTCTGCCAGCAGCCGCCTACCTTTAGTTggtgtgtacatatatacatgtatatatagCCAAGAGACGGATTAATTAGCCGGGTTTGAGCTGAAGGAGGCTGCAGTGACGAGACCAGTGGCGATTGGCCGCCCGCCTGCCTGGCCCTGCCTTTATAATTTCCACACGAGAGCATCTGGGCTCTTATACTAACCAACAGCCAGCTtctccttacacacacacacacacaccgacacCCTGCACTTTTCCCACCATCTGATTAACAACCCTGCACCCACACAGTGATTTCTACAGGAAAACATAAATACACACGAAGAGGGTTTATTATTTTGACTACTGGAAGCCTTGCTGTGTCTCAGTTcaacttttgtttttattgctgCTGGGGAAGTGCCGATCTCAATGCTTTGCTCTCACTCaatgatcctttaaaaaaaagaaaggaaagaaaaatatcgCTCCCCCCTTCGAGGCGGCTGATCTCAAAAGGCAGGAAGAGAGCATCTGAGCAGCAGTTGCCACCGCGTATTTTGAAAGACATTTGTTACGTTTCAGAGCGCAGCAGCCTGTTTCCCCTCTGAAGTTGGCTCCAGCCTTAGCAGCCGCATTGGATCCCACAGCTTATTGCGAGACTCCGGTATACAATCCGGATCTCTGCCCCAATATGATCGCGGCCCAGGCCAAGCTGGTGTATCATCTGAATAAATACTACAACGAGAAATGCCAAGCCAGGAAAGCCGCCATCGCCAAAACTATCCGAGAAGTCTGCAAAGTGGTTTCGGACGTACTAAAGGAAGTGGAGGTGCAGGAGCCCCGTTTCATCAGCTCTTTGAACGAGATGGACAACCGCTATGAGGGCTTGGAGGTCATTTCTCCCACAGAGTTTGAGGTGGTCCTTTATCTGAACCAAATGGGAGTTTTCAACTTTGTGGACGACGGCTCTTTGCCGGGCTGCGCCGTGTTAAAGTTAAGCGATGGGCGCAAGAGGAGCATGTCCCTTTGGGTGGAGTTCATCACGGCATCCGGTTACCTTTCTGCTCGCAAAATCCGGTCCAGATTTCAGACTCTGGTGGCCCAAGCCGTGGATAAATGCAGTTACAGAGATGTGGTAAAGATGGTGGCTGACACGAGTGAAGTGAAACTGAGAATCAGAGATAGATATGTCGTGCAGATCACTCCGGCTTTTAAATGCACAGGGATCTGGCCAAGGAGTGCTGCCCACTGGCCACTTCCCCACATCCCCTGGCCGGGACCCAACAGGGTAGCAGAGGTCAAAGCTGAAGGATTCAACCTTTTATCCAAGGAGTGTCACTCTCTAGCAGGCAAGCAGAGTTCAGCCGAGAGCGATGCCTGGGTGTTGCAGTTCGCAGAAGCGGAGAACAGACTGCAGATGGGCGGCTGCAGAAAGAAATGCCTCTCTATCCTCAAAACCTTACGGGATCGTCATCTGGAACTGCCGGGACAACCCCTGAATAATTATCACATGAAGACTCTGGTTTCATACGAGTGTGAAAAGCATCCCCGTGAATCGGACTGGGACGAGTCTTGCCTGGGCGACCGGCTCAACGGGATTTTACTGCAACTCATCTCCTGCCTTCAGTGCAGGAGGTGCCCACATTACTTCTTGCCCAACTTAGACCTGTTTCAGGGAAAACCTCATTCAGCCCTGGAAAATGCAGCCAAACAAACTTGGCGACTGGCTAGGGAAATACTCACCAACCCGAAAAGTTTGGAAAAACTTTAGAGGACAATTAAAATATGGGCCTAACCGATTAGTCTTCTGATTTTCAGATAAAGTTTAAACTTCCTGTTCGAAAAGTCAAATATTTCCACTTGAGAATGCTGATATTATTCTCTTTAAAAGGAATATTGCTTAGGctcttcacacacacagacacacacactcacaacaaCAAACACTATGACATGTCTACATCACAGTTTTGAAATTCCCCCTGAAAAATGTATCTTAACACCCGGAAACAAATTCGGCTGTAATTTAACATGATTGTGACCATTCTGCCTAGAAACGGCACCAATGGATTATAACAAAAACCCGGTATTTTTATGTAAATCCCTCTGTGAGTAAAAGCTATTTGGATATGCCATCTGAACAAAACCctaatgtacattttaatttgTATCAAATATTGTGATCTCACATTGTCTTTGAAATTGTGGATGTTGGTGTTTTGTGATTTGGTGAACAGAAGTTAAATTGCCATTTCGGATACTTCAGGACATTTTCTGCTAAAGAAGATACCATTTAAAAAGGTAGATTTTATCATGGTACTTTTGTTAATTGTCTTTTGAAGTGTCTGAACTTGAAAGTTTACATTTTTCGTTTCATATATATTGCTTGTTCTATTTCTAACATTCCATAAATATACTTGAaatgttatttaaatatattcaaaagaAATTTGGATTCTGCTTATATAATAACGCTTGAATATTGGaattatatatttgaaaaatgcacTTGAAATACACTGGATAATGACTTTTTGTGATTTAGATTTTAATTTCTGTTGctgattttatttaattacaagctaataaatgaagtaaaataaatattgttaagCGTTTCAAAACTGCATCAAGTTTtctatttgaaaatcaggccaatgtAATGTTTTGCAAATCATAAGGGAGCAGCCCTTTTCCTACTGACTAGTTTTGTAGGAGAAGAAAATGTTGGTGTATCATATGCACCACAATTTCGTGTGGTAATTAACAGAGCAACACTTTCTACAGGCATCAGAAAATAAATTTACTTTTGAAAGATTCACTGTACTGTACTAGGTTAATGTTTCTGCATGGTTTTGAACAGTACTGAGGAAACAAAACATAGCACTGAAGCAAAGGCTACTGAATGAGCAATGGGTCTGAGTCCTgacaaaaatcaatattttggaGCAAGTAGTAATAAAGAAGAAAGCAGAATTTACAGGTGAAGGGGTCAAGCCAGTAGCAATAAAATGAAGAACAATATAACTTCCGACCTACAAATCCACTATGGATGTAACAAGATTGCAAGTTGCATCTGTAGAAATCAACTCCCTGTGTTCAGAGGGTATTCAGAGAGAATAGCATGTGCACACCCATAAAACTGTAAGTGATCACAAATTGTCTGGTCATATTCCAGCATATGATTATTCAGAACATATATTTCCTTGAAGTATTTTaagattaaaatacaaaataatatacaCCAAAAATAGCAACGTATATAATTTACTTAGTATTTTAATAGTCAACAAGTGCTGAACTAGGCAAATTGCCGATATAATGTCCAGTTGTAAGAACTCATAGTGGGCAGGTATTAGTGAAACCGTTACAATGGCTATTGCGCaagaatctttttttatttagtcCTACGAGCACGTTCCTCAATGTCAGACATTATTCCTCAATAGAAAACCCACTTTATTAAAAcacgttttcaaaagtgataactgcatttttaaaaagttatcatTGGAAATCATTTACAGTGAAGGTCTTTTTGAAAGAAACAATATTGGAGTGACTTTAAAAGTATCTCCTATTTTTTCTCCCCTACTTAAGAAACTTGTAAAATTGTTTTGTGAATGTATAGagaataaaaatcaatattaataagTATAAACTACATGTCAGAACGGTGACCTATAGATCTCTATAACAATCCCCCACCACATGTATGCTcgactttaaaaaaaatcggaTTCAAATTTTTATTCTCAACGCTAATACAGGTCAAATATATGTAAATCGTTCTTAAACTGATTGGATCTACTTCTCTTGCAGCTGTCAACGTGTTTCGTAATATTAAACAATGCAAAAAATTAGATATTTCCCAAGAATCAGCTCTTGTGCTCAGGCCCACGATAGCCATTTTCTTTCTCAGAAAGAGACTATTAATTTCAGTATTTGAACAGATAACATGTATTAAAACATGCAGCATTTTCCTATTTGGAAACTAACGTTCTTGAAATAAAGGGATTCTATAAAATCCACTGCAAGAGAAAAGCCCATCACTGTGTCTTAGGGGACCGCAGACTGGGACCGCTGTTACCTCAAGGGATTTCAGAGCAATTGGCTTAACTGCTAAATCTGCCCATGTTCATACAAAGGCATTCAGAGAAagattgttaaaaatgtgcacgcTGTAAGTAATAGAGGATTTGCCGTCATTAATACATTTCGCTTTTTAATAAAACACAGTAAAAGCCCACAGGAGTAAGAggcgtttgggggggggggaccttcCGCACCCTAGGATGTGCGTTCCGATTATGTTCTCTGGGCAGTGTTTAACATATAAATCGCGTTCAGACAATGCAGACTGTAAACACACCCAGCCCACGAGGAAACGCACTCTACTCACTTTGGGGTCAATCTTCTTGAAGGCCGGATCATCCTCATCCACCTCGAAGTAGATTTCCGTGGTGGTGATGGAGAGGGTACCTTTGGCCACTACCACAGGGGCGATGAGCTGTGCCGGCGTACTGAGAACCACCGGGCCTGCAAGACAAGGGCAGGGGCGTCAGGCCGTAGCAACTGCAGCCGGCCCTCCCCCATTCCTTACTGAATGCAGGCACCCAACAATCCGCCTAATAAAGTCCATTTGTAAGTTGCTTTATGTCTTTCTTGCCAGTGCTCACCACTCTGCTCTCTCCTGAATAGTCTGACAAGAGTTTGTGAGCGGTAGGGTGAGACTCCGAGATGAATCAATGACCAAAATTCAGGGGGGGCTAGAATGAAAAATTACTGCCCTCAGAAGCGGGTTCCTTCTCCTTTCGTGACCCTCTTATTCCTGATTAACGCTAACACTGTTTAGATACAGGAGGTTGCAAGTAGCAGTGACACGTTACATATAGTTCTCAATAAACAGGGTCAGCCGGTTCAGGCGAAAGGAGTCCCAAAAGCTCATAGTTTCCACAAAGTCTGGGGATTCATCTCTAGCTATCTGCGCTTCCCTGGGAAAAGCAAATACAGGCGTCTGTACTTTTATAGAAGCCGAAAACATTCCCTTTCATTAGTGTTAACTCCGAGTCTACAGCTTAAAACAGAAGAcatcacaaaagaaaaacaaatagccACACGTGATGTCTCCAAAAGCAGCACCCAACCTTTTATACCTTTCCAGCAAGATTATTTCAATGTCTCATCGCtaagaactttaaaaataatgttacCAAAACATTTTACACAAAATATAATTCTTTGCGAGCCGTGTGTGTATtgaggaatgggggtggggtaatttGTATTCTAACTGCCAGTCTTTACGGCGCACTGTGGGAGGTTTTAATTTTAGGAAATCATTTCTGCTTTAATACAAAGAGGCACTGATCTTTAATCCGAATTCAGTAAATCTGCCGTTAAACTGCTAATGTGATTTAGGAAGCTcacttattttaaacaaaaatagattaaATATAACATTCTCTTAAAGTTCACAACTAACTTGCAGGGGAAATCTATATCTAGACACATGAGTATAAGTAATAAAGGCTTACTCGACATTTTGGAAACTCAGTGAAACCAAGATATTTTATAGATACCCCTTTTAAAAGCTATTCatttcaatgtaaaaaaaaaaagatcctggTCATATTTATGCAGTTAAAATGTTCTGTACAAAAATCGGGATAGCGTGCAAGTGACCACCAGCCTGCTGTATTTCCAGTTGCAATCCCCAGGCACTGACTAGACTCGCTGGGGTGAGTAGTGTTTCGGCACACTGGCACGGACAGGACAAGCTTTGGGCTTGCTCTGCACAACAGCACCAAGGCTAACAGGCACCGGTAAAATCTTCTCCTCCCACAATAgttgacatacacacacacacttacaatcAGATGGTGTAGGCAACACTTCACATTACTCACTTAGCTCAATTTAGTCGTGTATCAACGCATCTGTCAGGTGAAACACCCAATTTGAGACTGTATTGCACAATGTATTGTCATTTCCTTTGCAAAATAAACGAAGGGGAAGGCACGGATTATTGTGTACACAAGAGGGAATCTAAAACTCACTGTTTCCCTGACAGCTTTCAGCAGCCCAGTGTGGCAGGCTAGATAATATTGATACAAACTctagtttttcttcattttattgttttctaTCTCCTAATAAAGCAGTGTAGCCTCTTGACTCCAGTCAGCTGATGTGAATCACATGCCGCGGGTTTGCTTTGCTCATGTTCCCTTTTAGCCTCCATCTTCTCTCCGTTATTCTGCTGTGGGAGCCGAGCCCagccgagccgcgccgcgccgctccgctAGGAAACCTGGCCTCTCTGCAAAGGGCAGGGTGATCGATCTGCAACGGCGCTTTAAAGGCTCATCAATCTTAATCTAGGTTGCTCAAGTAATTATGCCCGATTCTGTTGTACGATTACAAGTGGATTTGGGTTTCTATTCCCTAGGCTCCTCTTCTTTGTGTTTATAGAAGGCGGATCTATCTATACGGACAgcagctctctgccctgcagaACCACTTGCCCTCTTAAACAGACCATTCCCACCCCTCTTTTAACCCTTACCCAACAGTACCACCAGAGCAGCCGTGTTGCCCTCCCTACTCATTATGCTATACACACAGCAATGGGTTTACGGGCCTTTGTGCTAAAAGAAAACTGCGTTAAGATGATGCATATTGGAAACAACTTGATATTCTATCATTTTAAGGAGGCGTTAGTGGGCCTTACTGAATCCCAGAAGGAAGATCATCTGTTTAATCCAATTACCTCTCTTTCCCT
The DNA window shown above is from Trachemys scripta elegans isolate TJP31775 chromosome 1, CAS_Tse_1.0, whole genome shotgun sequence and carries:
- the MAB21L1 gene encoding putative nucleotidyltransferase MAB21L1 — its product is MIAAQAKLVYHLNKYYNEKCQARKAAIAKTIREVCKVVSDVLKEVEVQEPRFISSLNEMDNRYEGLEVISPTEFEVVLYLNQMGVFNFVDDGSLPGCAVLKLSDGRKRSMSLWVEFITASGYLSARKIRSRFQTLVAQAVDKCSYRDVVKMVADTSEVKLRIRDRYVVQITPAFKCTGIWPRSAAHWPLPHIPWPGPNRVAEVKAEGFNLLSKECHSLAGKQSSAESDAWVLQFAEAENRLQMGGCRKKCLSILKTLRDRHLELPGQPLNNYHMKTLVSYECEKHPRESDWDESCLGDRLNGILLQLISCLQCRRCPHYFLPNLDLFQGKPHSALENAAKQTWRLAREILTNPKSLEKL